The nucleotide sequence GGGCCTGGTGGGGCTAGGCGTCTTTTCGCTGAACGAGACGGCCCTCATCGGCGCGATGTACCTGCTCGCCTTCCAGAACGTGTATACGGGCGCGCTGTTCCTGGCGGTTGGGATGCTTCAGGAGCGCGTGGGGAGCGTTCATACCCAAGTCGGCGGCGTGATGACGCAGGCGGGCGCGCTGGGCGGTATGACGCTGGTGCTCTGGTTTGCCTCCATCGCGGTGCCCGGCCTGGCCGGGTTTATCGGAGAGTTCAGCGTACTGTTGGGCGCATACCAGGTGCAGCCCTGGCTGACCTTGATCGCGGCCCTCTCCAGCATCGCGGCTGCCGCCTATGCCCTGACCGCCTTCCAGCACACCTTTTGGGGGGGGCGCCCATTGGGAGCGGTGCGGGTCTGGGACCTGCGGCACACCGAGTGGCTGGTGCTGGGGTTGCCGCTGGCGGTCGCCCTGCTGTTCGGCGTGTACTCTGCGCCCGCCTTAAACCTCATTCAGCCCGCCGTTCGCGGCGTCCTCGCTACCCTGGGGGGCCAATAGATGCTGCAAGTCCCTGATGTCGCCCTTGCCCCCATGCTGCCCATCCTGATCGTGTTGGCGGGGGCCGTGGCCAGCACCGTGCTGGGCTTCTCTCTGCCCCGGCGCGCCCTGACGATCATCAACCTCGTGATGCTGACGCTGAGTGGAGTCAGCATGGGATACCTCTGGAACAGCGGGGCAACCGCGTTTGGCGGTTCCCTGCGGGCCGACAACGCGGCTCTTTTGCTGGGCCTCATCCTCCTGATCGGCAGCGCGATGACCCTGCTGGTGAGCCTCGACACCGCCTACCGCGCTCGCGTCAGCTTTCCGGAGTTCGACGCGATGCTGATGTACGCGGTCACCGGCACGCTCTTGATCGCCTTTTCCGGCGACCTGATCACCCTCCTGATCGGCCTGGAGATCATGAGCCTCAGCGGCTACGTCCTCGCCACCCTACAGGACTCGCGCCCCGCCGAGGAATCCGGCCTGAAGTACTTTCTGCTGGGCGCGGCAGGCAGCGCCATCCTGATCTACGGCATCGCTCTGGTGTACGGCGCGACCGGCAGCCTGAATTACGTCGGGATCGCGGAACGTGCAGCGGGGCTTACGCCGCAAAATCTGGCGATCCTGGTGGGTGGAGCGCTGATGCTGCTCGCGGGCTTTGGGTTCAAGGTGGCGCTGGCCCCCTTCCACCAGTGGACGCCGGACGTCTACAGCGGCGCGCCCACCAGCATCGGCCTCTTCCTCAGCACGGTGGTCAAGGTCGCCGCCTTTGCGGGCATGCTGCGCGTGTTCGGCGGAGCGCTTCAGAACGCGCCGGGCTGGGCCTCTGTCCTTCAGGTGCTGATCGCCTTTACCCTGATTGTGGGCAATGCCGCCGCGCTTTTCCAGACCAACTTCAAGCGGCTGCTGGCCTACTCGGCGGTGGCGCACACCGGCTTCCTGGCCCTGGGCCTGCTGGGCACCCCGGCTCAAGGAGGGGCAGCCCTCACGTACTACCTGCTGATCTACACCCTGATGACCGCTGCGGCCTTTGCGGTCGTCGCTGCGCTGCAACGCACCGAGGCGGGCATGGGGATAGGCGACCTGCGCGGGCTGTACTACCGTCACCCGGCGTATGCGGCGGCCCTCGCGGTGTGCCTCGCGTCCTTGGCAGGTCTGCCGCCCTTTGCAGGATTTTTCGGCAAGTACCTGGTGTTCCAGGCGGCCCTGCAAAACGGGTACGTGTGGCTCTCGGTGCTCGCGGCCCTCGCCAGTGTCGTCGCCCTGGTGTACTACCTGCGCCCCGGCATGCTGATGTTCATGCCCGACCGCACTCCGGCCCGCGAGTACCCGCACGGCGAGCGCAGAGCAACCACCCTCACCGTCGCTCTTGGCGTGGTGGGGGTCACCGTGCTGGGCATCCTCCCCAACCTCTGGTACGGCTGGGCGGCGAATCCCGCGTTCTGGGAGCTGCTGGCGGGAAGGTAGGAGAGGGGCGCTTTGTGATGTGCGGGGAGGATCAGTTCTCCCCCTGTTCCCGCTGGTACTTCATTCGGTAGCGGTTGCGGCTGGCGGCCTCGATCAGCTCGGTGGCGGTGCGGATCTCCGGGCCGGTGGTGGCGCCGCCGATGCTCGCGCGGAGGGGCAGGTCGCGGTACTGGAGGCCTTCGAGGATTTGCCGCGTCGCTTCGGTGATGCGGGCGAGTTCCTGCGGCCCGGTGTTGTCGAGCAGCACGGCGAACTCGTCGGAGCCCCAGCGAAACACCACGTCGCCGCGGCGCTTGTGCGCCTGCAGGCGGGCAGCCAGATCGCGCAGCACCTCGTCTCCGGCGGCGCGGCCATAGGTCTCATTCACCCTGCGGAAGCCGCTGAGGTCCACCAGCAGCAGACCGATGGGGCGGCCCGCACGGCCCGGCCAGCGGTGCTCGACCGCGCGGGTAAAGGCCAGGCGGTTGCCGAAGCCGGTGAGGGGATCGCGGGTGCCCAGGTTGCGCAGCGTCCACCAGCGTTCTAAGCCGACCAGAGCGGTGCCTAGGACCGCAGCGACCGAGACGGTCACGCCGGGAAACAGCACGTTCACCAGCCAAAGCGGCGCGGCCAAAGCGAGGGCCAGGAGCGCGATCACAAAGCCCCACAGGCCGCGTGTGAGCACCGCCAAGGCGGCGGCCAGCACGCACAGCAGTACCGTCAGCCACAGCGGCAAGCGCAGAAACGGCGCGCCCAGCAGGGTGGACACCGCCTGTGCCTGGAGGAGGATGGCGGGGGTGGGCTGGCCCGCCGCGTTCTGAGCGCTGGGGTGGTCCTGGGCGGTCAGGCCAATCAGCACCACCCGGCCCTGAAGGTCCCCGAAGCGAACGTTGCCGTTCACCACGTCGCGAAAGGGAATCACGCCCAGTCGGTTGGGGTCACTGCGGATGTGGCGCAGCAGCCGGGGGGTGGGATCAAGCGGCACGGGCTGCCCCGCACTCGTGGCAAGCTGCCGCACGAAGGAGGGGACCAAGCGGCCGTTGCCGTGCTCGTAAGCGGTTTGGAAGGTGCGGACACGCCCCCCCGGCCCAGCCGCAAGGCCGCTGACCCCGGTTTGTGCTCGCCAGCTTGGGGGCAGGTCCAGCGTCTCGCCCGGGGGAAGGGCAAGCACCACGTTGGGGCGGGAAAAGACCTCTGCCAGCCCCGGCTCGCGCCGCGCGAGTTCGGAGAGGGGGACGTCCAGGCCGATGGTCTGTACCCCCGCCTCGTCGAGGGTGCGCATCGCCTGGGCGTAGAGGCCTTGGGGCCAACCAGACAGCGGGCCGTAATCCCGCAGGGAAGCGTCATCGATCCCCACCACGACCACGCGCGGATCAGGCGGGCTGGGAAGCGCCTGGTTCAGAGCGTCCCACAGGCGGTCATTGTTGGGAAACAGCAGCCCTAGCGCGGCCCCGAGCAGGACCGCCAGCACCAGCATGGCCCGCGTCAGGGGGCGCTCAGGGGAGGACCGCATGCGCCTCATTTCCCGCCTCGTCCGACACCGTCAGGCGCACCGGAGTTCCGGGCGTAGGTGCGGGCAGCGTCAACTGAAAGTCCCCCGCCTCGCCGTTCGGTCTGACCGTGCGGCGAAAGCGCTCCGGTCCCAGCTCCACCGTGACGGTCAGGCGGCTTCCGGCGGCTGCTGTCCCCTCGTCGCGCGCCGTGCCGCCCACCAGCAGCACATTGCCGCTCCGTTCGGCGCGCAGGTTGCCCAGGGTGGGGGGCGTGCGGTCGATCACGACCCGCAGTGTCCGGGTGCGCACCTGCCCGCGCCACTCGGCCCGCACCACCACAGTATGGCGGCCTTCGGCCAGCGAGGTGGGCGACAATCGGAACTGACCTGCCGCGCCGGTAACCGGGCTGAGCGGGAAGGTGCGAGTGCCCACCTGGGCAGTCACGCGGGCGTTGGGCAGACTGGTCACGCTCAGCGTCAGGGTGCGTGTGAGGCGGGGGGGAGCCGCCAGCTGGAGGGTCAGGGGCTGTTCTAGCTCCGCATCGAGGGGCCGGTTGAGGCCGCCGGCCCCCGCGCTGCTGGGGGGGGCAGGGACCGTGCTCGGCCCAAAGGTTTTGGTGACTCCGTTCACGCCCAGCAGAAACGTGCTGCCGCGCAGGGCACTCCCCACCAGAGGCGTGCCGCTCCCGCTGCCGCGGACGACATTCCAGGCATTGCCGCGGGTGAGCTGCAAGGTGACCTCCTGTCCGCGAGGGGTGCGTGTGCTGCCCACAACGCTCAGTTCGCTGCCCGCCTGGAGGCGCAGGTAGCCGCCCCCCGCCAAGCCCACCTCCGCCCATGCCCCCTCTCCCGTCTGAAGGCGCTCGCCAAGCTGCAGAAGACTTCCGACTTTGGCGATCTGCCGGGTGCCCCCGCGAGCGAGGTAGACCGGGCCGCGCGTGGCCTCTACGGTCACGGAGCCCACGCCCGTAAACTGCGGCGCATACCACGGATCCCCCTCGCTGTAGGCCGAGACCGCCCCGCTCCCCAGGTTGACCTGTTGCCCGGCCCCCAGGCGCAGCACGCGCGTTCCCAGCGCCAGCCGCCCGCTTCCCGCCAGCACCGCCACCCGCCGTGGCGTTCCGCTGGCCATGAGGTCCACTCGGGCCTGGCTGTCCCGTTCGAGCACCAGGTGATGCCCCAGCACGTAGGCGGCGACCGGCCCCACAAGCAGGAACCGGCCGCCCTGGAGGTCCGCTTCGCCCCTGAAGACACGCAGGCGCGAGTCCGGCCCAGCCAGGATGCGGCCCGTCTGTCCTTCACGGGTGCTGGTCAGCCAGACCTGGCCCGCTCCGGTTCGCAACCCCTGCGCCACAGGCACGGCCCTGCTGACCGGCCGCCACGCGCCCCCCTGGAGCACCTCGGCGCGGCCCTGCACCTGCTGCGCCTTGAGGGGCGAACTCTGGGCACGGGCGAGCGTCCCGGCCAGGAGGAGCAGCGCGGTGAGGGCCAGGCAAGGGGACCACGAGCGGCTTCGGGCGGCGGGCAGCCACGGAGAGGCAGTGGCGCTCATTGCCTCAGTGTATAGGGAAAAGGGGAACGTATACTGCGGAGCGTGCTTGTTGCCGTTCAGGACGCCACCAAAGAGTACGGGCCGCTCACCGTCCTGTCCGGGGTGACCCTTCAGGTTCAGCCTGGTGACCGTGTGGGGCTCGTAGGCCGCAACGGGGCGGGCAAAAGCACCCTGCTGCGGCTGCTGACCGGCGAGGTGCTGCCGGACAGCGGGACGGTCCGCCGGGCACCCGGTGTGCGCGTGCGCGCCCTCACCCAAGACCCGGTCTTTCCTGAGGGGGCCACGGTCGACAGCGTGCTGGAGGCTGCCTTTCACGACCTCGACGCCCTAGAGGCCGAACTCGCCGCCGCTGCGGAGGCGATGGCGGACGGCACTCCCGAGAGCGTGCTGAGGCACGAGGAGGTGTTGGAGCACTACGCGCGTCGGGGCGGCTTCGAGCGCCGCAGCCGCAAGGAGGCGGTGACCCTCGCTTTCGGCTTTCGGGGCCGTGAGCATGACCCAGTCGCGGGCTTGTCCGGCGGCGAGCGCACCCGCCTCGCTCTGGCCGCGCTGCTCGTCGAGAACCCCGACGTGCTGCTGCTCGACGAGCCCACCAACCACCTCGACATCGTGATGGTGGAGTGGCTGGAGGGCTTCTTGAGCCGTTATCCCGGTGCCGTGCTCGTGATCAGCCACGACCGCGCCTTTCTCGACGCGGTGACGAACGAGACGGCCTACCTGCGGGGCGGCACGCTGAGGGTGTACCCCGGTGGATACACCACCTTCCGCGCGGCGCTGGACGCCGAACTCGAACAGCAGGCCGCCCGCTTCGAGCAGGACGCAAAGGCGATTGCTGCCCTGCAGGCGAGCGCCGACCGCATGAAACTCTGGGGCCTGGGCATGAGCAAGCTCGCCCGGCGCGCCCGGGCCATGCAGGCCCGAGTGGACCGCATGCAGGCCCGTGCCACCGCGGCCCCCCCGCCCGAGGAACGCACCACCCGGATCACCTTCCACGCGCCCGAAAGCGGCGAGGTGGTGCTCGACGCCCGCCACCTCACCAGGGCGCTCGGCGGGCGTTCCCTTTTCCGGGATGTGAACGTCCAATTGCGCCGAGGGGACCGGGTGGCGATCATCGGGCGCAACGGGGCTGGGAAGACCACCCTGCTGCGGACCCTGCTGGGCCTCACGCCGAGCGACGACCCACGTGGCCGCGTGCTGACCGGAGCTCGGGTGAGCGTGGGCTACTACGACCAGGCCCTGCGTGGCGTGGATCCCGAGCAGACCCTCTACGACGTGGCCCGCGAGTACGTCGAAAAGGACACCGAAGCCCATACCCTGCTGGGCACCTTTCTCTTTCCCTACGACCAGCACGATAAGCCTGCCCGGATTCTTTCGGGCGGCGAACGGGCCCGCCTTGCCCTGCTCAAGCTCGCGCAGGAGGACCACAACCTCCTCGTCCTCGACGAGCCGACCAACCACCTCGATATGGAGATGGTGGAGGCGCTAGAAGACGCGCTCACCGCCTATACCGGCACGCTGCTGATGGTGAGCCACGACCGAGCCTTGATCGAGGGCCTCGCCGACCGGGTTTGGCTCCTGGAGGACGGCCAGTTCTACGAGTACCCCGGTTGGGCGGACTACCGGGCCAA is from Deinococcus sp. YIM 77859 and encodes:
- a CDS encoding NADH-quinone oxidoreductase subunit N, encoding MLQVPDVALAPMLPILIVLAGAVASTVLGFSLPRRALTIINLVMLTLSGVSMGYLWNSGATAFGGSLRADNAALLLGLILLIGSAMTLLVSLDTAYRARVSFPEFDAMLMYAVTGTLLIAFSGDLITLLIGLEIMSLSGYVLATLQDSRPAEESGLKYFLLGAAGSAILIYGIALVYGATGSLNYVGIAERAAGLTPQNLAILVGGALMLLAGFGFKVALAPFHQWTPDVYSGAPTSIGLFLSTVVKVAAFAGMLRVFGGALQNAPGWASVLQVLIAFTLIVGNAAALFQTNFKRLLAYSAVAHTGFLALGLLGTPAQGGAALTYYLLIYTLMTAAAFAVVAALQRTEAGMGIGDLRGLYYRHPAYAAALAVCLASLAGLPPFAGFFGKYLVFQAALQNGYVWLSVLAALASVVALVYYLRPGMLMFMPDRTPAREYPHGERRATTLTVALGVVGVTVLGILPNLWYGWAANPAFWELLAGR
- a CDS encoding diguanylate cyclase, with the protein product MRSSPERPLTRAMLVLAVLLGAALGLLFPNNDRLWDALNQALPSPPDPRVVVVGIDDASLRDYGPLSGWPQGLYAQAMRTLDEAGVQTIGLDVPLSELARREPGLAEVFSRPNVVLALPPGETLDLPPSWRAQTGVSGLAAGPGGRVRTFQTAYEHGNGRLVPSFVRQLATSAGQPVPLDPTPRLLRHIRSDPNRLGVIPFRDVVNGNVRFGDLQGRVVLIGLTAQDHPSAQNAAGQPTPAILLQAQAVSTLLGAPFLRLPLWLTVLLCVLAAALAVLTRGLWGFVIALLALALAAPLWLVNVLFPGVTVSVAAVLGTALVGLERWWTLRNLGTRDPLTGFGNRLAFTRAVEHRWPGRAGRPIGLLLVDLSGFRRVNETYGRAAGDEVLRDLAARLQAHKRRGDVVFRWGSDEFAVLLDNTGPQELARITEATRQILEGLQYRDLPLRASIGGATTGPEIRTATELIEAASRNRYRMKYQREQGEN
- a CDS encoding ABC-F family ATP-binding cassette domain-containing protein; protein product: MLVAVQDATKEYGPLTVLSGVTLQVQPGDRVGLVGRNGAGKSTLLRLLTGEVLPDSGTVRRAPGVRVRALTQDPVFPEGATVDSVLEAAFHDLDALEAELAAAAEAMADGTPESVLRHEEVLEHYARRGGFERRSRKEAVTLAFGFRGREHDPVAGLSGGERTRLALAALLVENPDVLLLDEPTNHLDIVMVEWLEGFLSRYPGAVLVISHDRAFLDAVTNETAYLRGGTLRVYPGGYTTFRAALDAELEQQAARFEQDAKAIAALQASADRMKLWGLGMSKLARRARAMQARVDRMQARATAAPPPEERTTRITFHAPESGEVVLDARHLTRALGGRSLFRDVNVQLRRGDRVAIIGRNGAGKTTLLRTLLGLTPSDDPRGRVLTGARVSVGYYDQALRGVDPEQTLYDVAREYVEKDTEAHTLLGTFLFPYDQHDKPARILSGGERARLALLKLAQEDHNLLVLDEPTNHLDMEMVEALEDALTAYTGTLLMVSHDRALIEGLADRVWLLEDGQFYEYPGWADYRAKHRPIPAEEVRAEAKPVSRPAAPKGKSLWHLKREVEALEAEIARLEAELLEAQAALAAAPPNADFVTLGRAAHALETQLTARLEAWGEKQAEVEARGG